A single Saccharomyces paradoxus chromosome II, complete sequence DNA region contains:
- the HAB1 gene encoding Hab1p (similar to YBR285W): MTIFSRFSYFDSLFSFKKQEPSPIEIIYCNENNGFINIKSLESSTDDSMEADISDREMATILTRNRKNLGKVAIDKKSIKNQCINLNELKTGLAANKHRLDNDDSTWHQDAYSLEDSLEFNRFDDKQSRILKCSTRRSYLGYKK; the protein is encoded by the coding sequence ATGACTATATTTTCCAGGTTTTCGTATTTTGATAGTCTATTCTCCTTTAAAAAGCAAGAGCCTTCCCCCATTGAAATAATCTATTGCAATGAAAACAATGGTTTCATAAACATCAAATCCTTGGAAAGCTCCACTGACGATAGCATGGAAGCAGACATTTCTGATAGGGAAATGGCTACAATTCTGACCAGAAACAGAAAGAATTTGGGTAAGGTTGCCATTGATAAGAAAAGCATCAAAAATCAATGCATAAATTTGAACGAGCTGAAAACGGGCCTTGCCGCCAATAAACACAGATTGGATAATGACGACTCAACGTGGCACCAGGACGCGTATTCACTAGAGGACTCCTTGGAATTCAATAGGTTCGATGACAAGCAAAGCAGAATCCTAAAGTGTAGCACCAGAAGGAGCTACTTGGGGTACAAGAAATAA